In the Acropora muricata isolate sample 2 chromosome 1, ASM3666990v1, whole genome shotgun sequence genome, one interval contains:
- the LOC136931742 gene encoding peroxisomal biogenesis factor 19-like, with product MADGTSKELHSSDDDELDELLDSALEDFDKNTPSTTKQCVENESKPSVSSSVEAREDKGVQGYTGEVVQDDSAVKMEAQFAKAAEDFENAMKTMLGNEPEILAQLGQFSKAAANADPGNPSGVTDFEAHLARTMSHLEQNTKDLEDCPTGPFNEDFFKAMADMNLGEGGEGEMDFLPLMQGMMQNLLSKDVLYPALKDLQEKYPAWLEEKKSSLPEEELNRYKKQFSLVSNVCSEYENEREDEPDDIKKKRFEKLLGLMQQMQECGQPPTELVGEMPPGFAGPISEMPDPPEIPDDLKNECKVT from the exons ATGGCGGATGGAACTTCCAAGGAACTTCATTCTAGTGATGACGACGAATTAGACGAACTTCTGGACA GTGCTCTAGAGGACTTTGACAAAAATACCCCGTCAACCACAAAACAGTGTGTGGAGAATGAATCCAAACCATCTGTAAGCAGCTCTGTTGAGGCACGAGAAGATAAAGGTGTACAAGGTTATACAGGTGAAGTTGTGCAAGATGACTCAGCTGTCAAGATGGAAGCCCAGTTTGCAAAGGCAGCAGAAGACTttgaaaatgctatgaaaacaATGCTAGGAAATGAGCCTGAAATACTTGCCCAGTTGGGTCAGTTCTCCAAAGCTGCAGCTAATGCTGACCCTG GCAACCCATCAGGAGTAACTGATTTTGAAGCACATTTGGCAAGAACCATGAGTCATTTggaacaaaacacaaaagatCTGGAG GATTGCCCCACAGGGCCATTTAATGAAGATTTTTTTAAAGCCATGGCAGATATGAACCTTGGAGAAGGTGGTGAAGGGGAAATGGACTTCCTTCCTTTGATGCAGGGCATGATGCAAAACCTTCTCTCCAAAGATGTACTTTATCCTGCCTTAAAAGATTTACAAGAAAAG TATCCAGCATGGTTGGAAGAGAAAAAGTCCTCTTTGCCAGAAGAGGAACTGAATCGCTACAAAAAACAATTCAGTTTGGTGTCAAATGTTTGCTCTGAATATGAGAATGAGAGAGAAGATGAGCCTGATGACatcaagaagaaaagatttgaaaaacttTTGGGTCTAATGCAACAG ATGCAAGAATGTGGGCAACCACCAACCGAACTTGTTGGAGAAATG CCTCCAGGTTTTGCAGGTCCAATCTCAGAGATGCCAGATCCCCCAGAAATTCCTGATGACCTCAAGAATGAATGCAAGGTGACGTAA